A stretch of the Fusarium musae strain F31 chromosome 2, whole genome shotgun sequence genome encodes the following:
- a CDS encoding hypothetical protein (EggNog:ENOG41) — MAYDTENQDPAAHFQVFMVLAIGSAVLSARTRARIPAESYCLSALQYLDELNVENSLKGIQCLVLLLIFTIHSPCVRLNVWYLNYHCIAALVDQGLQRNISMGPDHSLFSQEMRARIFWVIYSFDRIIATMMGRPIGLRDEGCELRMPLGLSDEQLVSQRQQQITKPSSDMAFAVHLFEAAKLNSEIKYIAQSIIRDTPRYAYPRVTNINDWQNAMLQRLDEWSDKIPGLGDPEVLYLRTTCQLRYHGLRMLLLRPSPAIPKPPKEALIKCHQSARESLQLFDQLYKKNLLVHNWTTFHGLVLSSITLLYCIQSVSEIARSTGVDAFMSDLSISLSILGATGEHWSGAKHSRDILDNLGKSTVRYIREKNRRSEGLRDRSAPQVNEQVIDPTLSADAWESLGQEFNGIQGSSSHLNMDDDMGFMQNQFYEGLLNETFAEYFEPTESTNLDNIVRDLFQGLIPTDSI; from the exons ATGGCTTATGATACAGAGAACCAGGACCCTGCCGCCCACTTCCAGGTCTTTATGGTTCTGGCGATAGGATCTGCTGTACTTTCTGCTCGGACTAGAGCTCGCATACCAGCAGAATCGTACTGTCTCTCCGCGCTACAGTATCTCGACGAACTAAATGTTGAGAACTCACTCAAAGGAATTCAGTGTCTTGTCTTACTTCTAATTTTTACTATACATAGCCCATGCGTTCGTCTCAATGTCTGGTATCTCAACTATCACTGCATCGCTGCCTTGGTCGATCAAGGTCTCCAGAGGAACATCAGCATGGGACCAGATCACAGCCTGTTCAGTCAGGAGATGCGAGCCAGGATATTCTGGGTCATTTACTCCTTCGACCGCATCATTGCGACAATGATGGGCCGACCAATTGGACTACGTGATGAAGGGTGCGAGCTCCGT ATGCCATTGGGTCTGTCTGACGAACAGCTTGTCAGTCAGAGGCAACAACAAATCACCAAGCCATCCAGTGATATGGCATTTGCGGTTCACTTATTCGAAGCGGCCAAACTCAACTCGGAGATCAAATACATCGCGCAAAGCATCATAAGAGACACGCCTAGATATGCTTATCCTAGAGTGACCAACATCAACGACTGGCAAAACGCCATGCTACAGCGACTGGATGAGTGGTCAGACAAGATACCAGGTCTTGGTGACCCTGAGGTATTGTATCTGCGAACGACATGTCAGCTTCGATACCACGGTCTGCGGATGCTTTTATTGAGACCTAGCCCGGCAATACCTAAGCCACCCAAAGAAGCTTTGATAAAGTGTCACCAAAGTGCTCGTGAAAGCCTACAACTATTTGATCAGTTGTACAAGAAGAATCTGCTTGTTCATAACTGGACTACTTTCCACGGGCTTGTTCTCAGTTCCATAACTCTGCTGTACTGCATCCAGTCAGTGTCGGAAATCGCCCGCTCTACGGGTGTAGACGCTTTCATGTCTGACCTGAGCATATCCCTCAGCATTTTGGGTGCTACGGGTGAGCATTGGTCTGGCGCCAAACACAGTCGCGATATTCTCGATAACCTTGGAAAATCGACTGTTCGATACATTCGAGAGAAGAATAGACGATCGGAGGGTTTGCGTGACCGCTCTGCACCACAGGTCAATGAACAGGTGATTGATCCTACACTTTCAGCAGATGCATGGGAGAGTTTGGGGCAGGAGTTCAACGGCATCCAGGGATCTTCATCTCACCTGAATATGGACGACGATATGGGTTTCATGCAGAACCAATTCTACGAAGGGTTACTTAACGAGACATTCGCGGAATACTTTGAGCCAACCGAGTCGACAAATCTGGATAATATTGTTCGCGACTTGTTCCAAGGCCTTATTCCAACAGACTCAATCTAA
- a CDS encoding hypothetical protein (EggNog:ENOG41) — protein MAENQDSQKFPIAASEARRFVEDVLKANGIPSENASIIARCLVAADLRGVDTHGMNRIPSYMERLRQGVLNASAQPILTQVTPAVAQVDGQNGFGFVAAHKGMAAAIESAKVFGIGMASIKHSNHFGMSAWIVQQALDADMMSLVFTNSSPALPAFGGKSKLMGVSPIACGAPGKGPMENFILDMAPSVAARGKIYKAKRRGEKIPLDWALDAEGRPTDDPEAALGGVMLPMGGPKGSALSIMMDVFSGVLSGSAFAGHVTGPYDPSKPADVGHFLVAIKPDLFMSLDEFRERMQYLYERVVGSEKAAGVERIYFPGEIEQLAQKEREKTGIPLVQAEIDALNAEAKKVGVEPLKF, from the coding sequence atggctgaaaACCAAGACTCTCAAAAGTTCCCAATCGCTGCCTCAGAAGCACGACGCTTCGTCGAAGACGTCCTCAAAGCCAATGGCATCCCCTCTGAGAATGCCTCCATTATCGCCCGCTGCCTAGTCGCAGCCGATCTCCGCGGCGTAGACACCCACGGCATGAACCGCATCCCTTCTTACATGGAGCGTCTGCGCCAAGGCGTCCTCAACGCCAGCGCCCAGCCAATCCTCACCCAAGTCACTCCCGCCGTAGCCCAAGTCGACGGCCAGAACGGCTTCGGCTTTGTAGCTGCTCACAAGGGCATGGCTGCTGCGATCGAGTCTGCAAAAGTGTTTGGGATTGGTATGGCGAGTATCAAGCACTCTAACCATTTCGGTATGAGTGCTTGGATCGTGCAGCAGGCTCTTGATGCGGATATGATGAGTTTGGTGTTTACGAATTCTAGTCCTGCGCTTCCTGCGTTTGGTGGGAAGAGTAAGCTTATGGGTGTTTCGCCTATTGCTTGTGGTGCGCCTGGTAAAGGACCCATGGAGAACTTCATCCTTGATATGGCGCCTTCTGTGGCTGCGAGGGGGAAAATCTACAAGGCGAAGAGACGGGGTGAGAAGATTCCACTGGACTGGGCTCTCGACGCTGAGGGTCGTCCTACGGATGATCCTGAAGCTGCTCTCGGTGGCGTCATGCTACCAATGGGTGGCCCCAAGGGTTCTGCACTGTCAATCATGATGGATGTCTTCTCAGGAGTTCTATCAGGCTCAGCATTCGCTGGCCATGTCACTGGACCCTATGATCCTTCCAAGCCTGCAGATGTTGGTCACTTCTTGGTAGCTATCAAGCCTGACCTCTTTATGAGCCTGGATGAGTTTAGAGAGAGAATGCAGTACCTTTACGAGCGTGTCGTTGGGTCAGAAAAAgctgctggtgttgagaggaTTTACTTCCCTGGTGAGATAGAGCAGCTGGCTCAGaaggagagggaaaagaCTGGCATTCCGCTTGTGCAAGCTGAGATTGATGCTTTGAATGCTGAGGCGAAGAAGGTTGGGGTAGAACCACTGAAGTTTTGA
- a CDS encoding hypothetical protein (EggNog:ENOG41) has product MSEPPSTRVQTPDVDSSEVQRTAHVQSLMDRLRAKSPIYNFVMSSAQLISTTQGSVTTRLVLNENHLNSSGNLHGAVSATIIDFTTGLAIASWDLRETTGASVDMHISYPSTAKLGDTVEIVSTADKVGGSVAFTSIRISKVEKDGGFKLVTLGQHTKLIRSAERNDGSSLDD; this is encoded by the exons ATGTCTGAGCCGCCTTCGACTCGCGTTCAGACCCCAGATGTCGACTCCTCAGAAGTCCAAAGAACCGCTCACGTCCAATCCCTCATGGACCGTCTGCGCGCCAAAAGCCCCATCTACAACTTCGTCATGTCCTCGGCGCAACTCATCAGCACAACGCAGGGCAGCGTAACAACACGCCTCGTACTGAATGAGAACCATCTAAACAGCAGTGGAAACTTGCACGGCGCTGTATCAGCTACCATCATTGATTTCACAACCGGTCTGGCTATTGCGAGTTGGGATTTGAGGGAGACGACTGGTGCGAGTGTGGATATGCATATTAGTTATCCGAGCACTGCGAAGTTGGGAGATACGGTTGAGATTGTCTCGACGGCGGATAAAGTTGGGGGCAGTGTGGCGTTTACGTCGATTAGGATatccaaggttgagaaggatggGGGGTTCAAGTTGGTTACGCTTGGACAGCATACTAA ACTCATTAGATCTGCTGAGAGAAACGATGGCTCCTCACTCGACGATTGA
- a CDS encoding hypothetical protein (EggNog:ENOG41), whose amino-acid sequence MTTLYQQSVPVLVKYLKNLSFMLQKGAKFCDDKEINHEDLLTYRLISDMRGLPYQVQSCSNTAKFLASRLGAQNIPTFEDDEQTFEQLQARITRTIEVLEGVDPEVINGKENEEIIMESKMGNFRFTGQRYVSEYVIPNFHFHLTSAYCIMRTQGVPLGAFDYLKDVFEKV is encoded by the exons ATGACAACCCTTTACCAGCAAAGTGTTCCCGTGCTGGTCAAGTACCTCAAGAACTTGTCCTTTATGCTCCAGAAGGGCGCAAAGTTCTGTGATGATAAGGAGATAAATCATGAAGATCTTCTTACATACCGTCTGATTTCCGATATGAGAGG ACTCCCGTACCAAGTCCAATCCTGCTCCAACACAGCCAAATTCCTCGCCTCCCGTCTCGGCGCCCAAAATATTCCTACATTCGAAGACGACGAGCAAACATTCGAACAGCTCCAAGCACGCATTACCCGCACAATTGAAGTTCTGGAGGGTGTAGACCCTGAGGTCATCAACGGCAAAGAGAACGAGGAGATTATTATGGAGAGCAAGATGGGAAACTTTCGCTTCACGGGCCAGCGATATGTGAGCGAATATGTAATCCCCAATTTTCACTTCCACCTCACGAGTGCGTATTGCATCATGCGCACACAGGGTGTTCCACTGGGTGCGTTCGATTACCTGAAGGATGTTTTTGAGAAGGTTTAG
- a CDS encoding hypothetical protein (EggNog:ENOG41), translating into MSLPILDHFAILVSYQTLQTVTHSLKDSLLVIDGGAHADGLTVNKLIHLADGTYLEFIAFVEGVDPEKRRTHRWGNLEEGKIADWAHTLPSEADYAQLQKRVADAGGGVTYGDLTSLQRHRPDGVLMKCLVSVALNEEGGRIFPGTVPFWCVDETERHLRSPFQAESGDGLHEYTKHLSHAKGVSKVTVLLPEKDIATYKPVYDAIHNQKATSGSDRCSWPYDLPAGPNSGSNQVVLSKLEGGNGKAEIKLTLLGTKDSPKSIELLPGLVVDFEHTD; encoded by the coding sequence ATGTCACTCCCAATCCTCGACCACTTCGCCATCCTAGTCTCCTACCAAACCCTCCAAACCGTAACGCACTCCCTCAAAGACTCTCTCCTCGTAATCGACGGAGGCGCCCACGCAGATGGCCTCACAGTCAACAAACTAATCCATCTCGCCGACGGCACATATCTCGAGTTCATCGCCTTCGTCGAGGGCGTAGACCCCGAGAAACGCCGTACTCACCGCTGGGGAAACCTCGAAGAGGGGAAAATCGCAGATTGGGCTCATACGCTACCCAGTGAAGCTGATTACGCCCAGTTGCAGAAGAGGGTGGCTGATGCGGGGGGTGGTGTTACGTATGGTGATCTTACTTCGCTGCAGAGACATAGGCCTGATGGGGTTTTGATGAAGTGTCTTGTTTCGGTGGCGCTGAATGAGGAGGGTGGGAGGATTTTTCCTGGGACGGTGCCGTTTTGGTGTGTTGATGAGACGGAGAGGCATTTGCGATCGCCGTTTCAGGCGGAGAGTGGTGATGGGCTGCATGAGTATACGAAGCATCTTTCGCATGCTAAGGGTGTATCGAAAGTGACTGTTCTGCTTCCTGAGAAGGACATTGCGACATACAAGCCTGTTTACGATGCTATTCACAACCAGAAAGCAACCTCTGGATCGGATAGATGTTCATGGCCTTACGATCTTCCAGCTGGACCAAACTCAGGAAGCAACCAGGTCGTCCTGTCGAAACTCGAAGGTGGAAATGGCAAGGCAGAGATCAAGTTGACACTTCTGGGCACAAAGGATAGCCCCAAGTCCATCGAGCTACTTCCAGGTTTAGTCGTCGATTTTGAACACACCGATTAG
- a CDS encoding hypothetical protein (EggNog:ENOG41) → MSTTVVNKMSISSIIHPEPQHNIQAWTTPFWPRLRDSLIEDPELFNHLHLECGICLNDMSIFRHDHTFSPDEGLTDKQKMMSHRACILPCGHMFGHKCLYTMIDEAVKKMEEGRVPIISCPSCRVVFSPHRDCPHPHSGKFMPTTMEGVYKIPPTFSESGVLSHSCGQCIVIETISAVASLVPMFTPPLEMTDRETVLTYGIADNSHWWSINHHENTRRYDEVVREIPMGDGLLRICDEINERLRQNAKKRWYSEDFSEINFKVKLQRDDRPRMEDMETLDLWEDEPVNDDLALMLD, encoded by the coding sequence atgtccaCAACTGTCGTCAACAAGATGtccatcagcagcatcatccacCCCGAACCCCAACACAACATACAGGCGTGGACCACACCATTCTGGCCTCGTCTCAGAGACTCCCTCATCGAAGACCCAGAGCTCTTCAACCACCTCCATCTAGAGTGCGGAATTTGTCTCAATGACATGTCCATCTTTCGCCACGACCACACTTTTAGTCCCGATGAAGGTCTGACCGATAAGCAGAAAATGATGTCCCACCGAGCTTGCATCTTACCTTGCGGTCACATGTTTGGACACAAATGTCTCTACACCATGATCGACGAAGCCGTGAAGAAAATGGAAGAAGGACGAGTCCCAATAATATCTTGTCCATCTTGCCGGGTCGTCTTCTCACCGCACAGAGACTGTCCTCATCCCCACTCAGGTAAGTTCATGCCCACCACCATGGAGGGCGTTTACAAGATACCGCCCACATTCTCAGAGAGCGGTGTTCTATCGCATAGTTGCGGTCAGTGTATAGTCATCGAGACTATCTCTGCCGTCGCAAGTCTAGTACCCATGTTCACACCCCCACTGGAAATGACAGACAGAGAAACTGTTCTCACGTATGGGATTGCGGATAATAGCCATTGGTGGAGTATAAACCATCATGAGAACACTAGGCGCTACGATGAAGTTGTGCGGGAGATTCCTATGGGGGACGGGTTGCTGAGGATCTGCGATGAGATCAATGAGCGTCTGAGGCAGAATGCGAAAAAGAGATGGTACTCTGAGGACTTTTCAGAGATCAActtcaaggtcaagctcCAGAGGGATGATCGTCCGAGAATGGAGGATATGGAAACTCTCGATCTTTGGGAAGACGAACCAGTGAACGATGACTTGGCATTGATGCTGGACTAG